The DNA region GGATTGGGATTCTTAAACTCAATCCTAAAAGTATAATCATCTACTTTTATAAATTTAGCTCTAACTCCATCTTGAACAAAACCAGAAGGAAATGTAGGGGTTAATTCCTCATTTCCTATTACATCCTCATACCAGAAGATTACATCATCAGTAGTCATAGGATGTCCATCAGACCACTTCAATCCTTCTCTCAATTTAAAAGTAAACACTCTACCATCCTTTGAGACTGTATATTTTTCTACCAGCCATGGAAGAATGGTTTTACTGTCCGATGCCCATCTCATTAGATTATTTGCATCATAACAAATCTTTGCTATTCCCCACCTATCTCCAGGTCCCATCCAAGCTCTTCTGAGAGTTCCACCATAAACTCCAACCTCTTCTAAAGGTTTTACCACAATGGGATTTTTAGGAAGTCTTTGTTCTACTGGTGGAAGTTTCCCTTCCCTTACAAGTGCTGCAGTCATAGGAGACTCATTATACTTTTTCTGTCCTACAATGGTGTTCCCGAATATTAGTATGAAAATCAAAAGAATACTCAAAAACTTAACATATTTCATAACTTAATCCCCCCTAAGTTATTGGAATACCCTTTAAATTTAATTCCTTAGCAAAATGGCACGCCACATAATGTTCATTCCCAATATCTATTAACTCAGGTCTCACCTCCTTACAAATATCCTTTGCATAGCTACACCTTGGATGGAAATAGCATCCAGAAGGAGGATTAGAGGCATCAGGAACCTCGCCTTTAAGAAGAATTCTATGAGTCTTCATCTTAGGGTCGGGCTTAGGTACAGCAGAAAGTAAAGCTTCAGTATATGGATGCTTAGGATTTTCAAATATCTCCTCTGTCTTTGCAAGTTCTACAATTTTCCCCACATACATTACTGCCACCCTATCACATATATGCTCTACCACGGAAAGATCATGAGATATGAAAAGATAAGTTAATTTAAACTCTTGTTGAAGATCTATAAGCAAGTTTAGAACTTGAGCTTGAATAGAAACATCAAGAGCAGATACAGGTTCATCACATATTACAAGCTTAGGATTCAAAGCAAGTGCCCTTGCAATACTTATCCTCTGTCTTTGCCCTCCAGAAAAAGCGTGAGGATATCTTTTCATGTATTCTGGTCTTAAACCTACTTTCCTCATAAGATCTGCTATCCTCTCATCTAACTCTTTGCCCTTTGCCACATTATTTACAATTAAAGGTTCTCCTATGATATCCCTTACTGTCATTCTGGGATTTAAAGATCTAAAGGGATCCTGAAATATCATCTGCATATATCTTCTCACACTTTTTAGTTCCTTTTGAGAAAGTTTTGCTACATTTATTTCTGTTCCATCTACATGCAATATTACATCTCCATCAGTAGGATCATAGGCACGAAGTATCACTTTTCCTGTGGTAGTCTTTCCACAACCCGACTCTCCCACAAGCCCAAGAGTTTCTCCTTCTCTTACAAAGAAACTTATATCATCTACCGCTCTAACTGTTGCTACTCTTTTCCTTAAAAAGCCTTTAGTTATGGGAAAATACTTTTTTAGATTTTTCACCTCTAACAACAAATTATTCATGACTCTTCACCTCTCCATAAAGTAGACAACTTACTTTATGTCCTGGTTTTACCTCTATGAGTTCTGGAACCCTTACATCGCACAGTCCTTTTACAAATTCAGGACATCTGGGATGAAAAGTGCAGCCTGTAGGAAGATTGTAAGGATCTGGAACTATCCCTTTAATGGCTTTTAATCTCTTCCCTTTAACTTTTTTACCAATTTTGGGAATAGATTCTAATAGCGCCTTTGTATAAGGATGCATTGGATTGTAAAAAATCTCTTCTACAGGAGCACTTTCTACAATTTTACCTAAATACATTACAATAACTTCCTCAGCCATCTCAGCTATTACCCCTAAGTTATGGGTTATCATCATAACTGCCATACCAAATTGCTTTTGTAACTCTTTGAGAAGCTCAAGAATTTGAGCCTGTATCGTAACATCTAAGTTTGTAGTTGGCTCGTCTGCTATAAGTAGCCTTGGTCTACAAGAGAGTGCCATAGCAATCATTGC from Dictyoglomus turgidum DSM 6724 includes:
- a CDS encoding ABC transporter ATP-binding protein, yielding MNNLLLEVKNLKKYFPITKGFLRKRVATVRAVDDISFFVREGETLGLVGESGCGKTTTGKVILRAYDPTDGDVILHVDGTEINVAKLSQKELKSVRRYMQMIFQDPFRSLNPRMTVRDIIGEPLIVNNVAKGKELDERIADLMRKVGLRPEYMKRYPHAFSGGQRQRISIARALALNPKLVICDEPVSALDVSIQAQVLNLLIDLQQEFKLTYLFISHDLSVVEHICDRVAVMYVGKIVELAKTEEIFENPKHPYTEALLSAVPKPDPKMKTHRILLKGEVPDASNPPSGCYFHPRCSYAKDICKEVRPELIDIGNEHYVACHFAKELNLKGIPIT
- a CDS encoding ABC transporter ATP-binding protein; protein product: MDKLLEVKDLKTYFILDEGTVRAVDGISFDVKPGKTLGVVGESGCGKSVTALSILKLTGPRSKIQGEILLYRDGQIIDLAKLDPKGDEIRSIRGKEIAMIFQEPGASFSPVHTVGEQIIEAIMLHQKLDKKSARDAAIELMRIAGIPRPELRVDEYPHQFSGGMLQRAMIAMALSCRPRLLIADEPTTNLDVTIQAQILELLKELQKQFGMAVMMITHNLGVIAEMAEEVIVMYLGKIVESAPVEEIFYNPMHPYTKALLESIPKIGKKVKGKRLKAIKGIVPDPYNLPTGCTFHPRCPEFVKGLCDVRVPELIEVKPGHKVSCLLYGEVKSHE